From Haliotis asinina isolate JCU_RB_2024 chromosome 8, JCU_Hal_asi_v2, whole genome shotgun sequence, a single genomic window includes:
- the LOC137295041 gene encoding RING finger protein 151-like, translating to MGYSINKFVSAVDPNLICGICGCVLQDAVLTPCGHTFCCLCLDTWLARPGTDTCPECRTHVGDDGGSPVHSLRNLINGFEVECDQAERGCKVVLKLDRLKSHLETCAYFPVECAGCEEVINRFELASHQIQCVGIAASVEEGEVDTTWLDRMRRRRATEAINNAEITELLCRISSLEMQVAKFKRDIELANAKNRMIEKEYIKVKEELNCTRHEVVELQSSDYDPKYDYGHTPQSMARLSLLIAKYLLRRPRHIDSDYIFSAVKRCYEQYFRCNNDFEHDVHMLLATAFASNWFTPAQRLSLGCWLQCIARYRNDARDSARYSPIVMVR from the coding sequence ATGGGCTACAGTATCAACAAATTCGTCAGTGCTGTCGATCCTAACTTGATTTGTGGTATTTGCGGCTGTGTTTTGCAAGACGCTGTGCTGACGCCCTGTGGACATACGTTTTGTTGTCTGTGTCTGGACACCTGGCTCGCTAGACCCGGCACGGACACCTGTCCGGAATGTCGGACTCACGTCGGGGACGACGGGGGCAGTCCCGTCCACTCTCTACGGAACCTCATCAACGGCTTCGAGGTGGAGTGTGACCAGGCAGAGAGGGGTTGTAAAGTTGTTCTTAAGTTGGACCGTCTCAAGTCTCACCTTGAAACGTGCGCGTACTTCCCCGTGGAATGCGCAGGATGCGAAGAAGTGATCAACAGGTTCGAACTGGCCAGTCATCAGATCCAGTGCGTGGGGATCGCGGCGTCCGTGGAGGAGGGAGAGGTGGACACAACGTGGCTTGACCGCATGAGGCGACGTAGAGCCACAGAAGCGATCAACAACGCAGAGATAACAGAACTTCTATGCAGGATTAGCTCCCTTGAAATGCAAGTCGCCAAATTTAAACGGGATATTGAACTCGCAAATGCCAAAAACAGGATGATAGAGAAAGAATACATTAAGGTGAAAGAGGAGCTGAACTGTACCAGACACGAGGTGGTTGAGCTTCAATCCTCTGACTACGACCCCAAATACGACTATGGCCATACGCCTCAAAGTATGGCCCGTCTGTCACTACTGATAGCCAAATATCTACTGCGGAGGCCCAGACACATAGACAGCGACTACATCTTCTCCGCCGTCAAGAGGTGCTACGAGCAGTACTTCCGCTGCAACAACGACTTTGAGCACGACGTCCACATGCTGCTGGCGACTGCGTTTGCCAGCAACTGGTTCACGCCTGCTCAGAGACTTAGCCTTGGATGCTGGCTGCAGTGTATTGCCAGATACCGCAATGATGCTCGGGATTCAGCCAGGTACAGCCCGATAGTGATGGTTCGCTGA